In Nitrospirota bacterium, one genomic interval encodes:
- a CDS encoding Ig-like domain repeat protein, giving the protein MKLTNLFNLKKRHRRAPRANAFVLESLEPRLMLSATPMTPVDVTHDHVGHSHVESAVICISDTMGNGGSNHSHRKPGANGWRDDLAINCGISTTTTLTSSAATSIYGDAVTFTARVTAADGAARPVGSVEFFDGTRSLGIDDTASRGSRSTAIFTISVSNFTAGTHAIHAVFTGGTGREPEWAGSERHNAHEHRDLHRPPDDHRHDGGPQENHWRGHHEWLEHLRYKSSTSGNLEQTVSQKSLTASFTVANKTYDGTTTATVQTQTLAGVIASDDVSMSGGTAAFVDANVGSNKTVTLTGATLGGLDASNYSLTSVNTTSANIAKANATLVLTGYYGTYDGAAHEATGTATGVNGEDLSAGLDLSVTSHTNANAGVYIDAVTFTDVTGNYKNTLKNAKSTIKQANAVISLTGYYGTYDGSSHQATGTATGVLGEDLSGLNMSVTSHTNAGVYIDTVTFTDVTGNYKNTLKNVKSTINQANAVITVTGYDVIYDGLAHTATGTATGVNGEDLSAGLDLSSTTHSNVGTYLDVVTFTDVTGNYKNTVKNVSSRIL; this is encoded by the coding sequence GTGAAACTTACAAACCTGTTCAATCTTAAGAAACGTCACCGCCGCGCGCCGCGCGCCAATGCGTTTGTGCTGGAATCGCTGGAACCCCGCTTGATGCTGTCAGCCACACCCATGACGCCCGTGGATGTGACTCACGACCACGTGGGCCATTCGCATGTCGAGAGCGCAGTGATTTGCATTTCGGACACAATGGGCAACGGAGGCAGCAATCACTCTCACCGGAAGCCAGGCGCGAACGGATGGAGGGACGACCTCGCCATCAATTGCGGCATAAGTACGACTACCACTCTGACCTCCAGCGCCGCCACGTCCATCTATGGAGATGCGGTCACGTTTACGGCAAGAGTGACGGCTGCGGACGGAGCTGCCAGACCGGTAGGTTCTGTCGAGTTCTTTGATGGAACAAGGTCACTGGGAATCGATGACACCGCCAGTAGAGGCAGTCGCTCGACCGCAATCTTTACCATTTCGGTATCGAACTTCACGGCCGGCACTCATGCGATCCACGCCGTGTTTACCGGCGGTACAGGGCGAGAGCCTGAGTGGGCTGGATCTGAGCGGCACAACGCACACGAACATCGGGATCTACACCGACCGCCGGACGATCACCGGCATGATGGGGGGCCGCAAGAGAACCATTGGCGAGGCCACCATGAGTGGCTAGAACATCTTCGATACAAGAGCAGCACCTCCGGAAATCTCGAACAGACGGTGAGCCAGAAGAGTCTCACGGCCAGCTTCACAGTAGCGAACAAGACCTACGACGGCACGACGACGGCGACCGTGCAGACCCAGACGCTTGCTGGAGTCATCGCGAGTGACGATGTGAGCATGAGCGGCGGCACTGCGGCCTTCGTCGATGCGAATGTGGGCAGCAACAAGACCGTGACACTCACGGGGGCGACGCTCGGCGGTCTGGACGCGAGCAACTATAGCCTGACGTCGGTCAATACGACGTCGGCGAACATCGCCAAGGCGAACGCCACGCTCGTCCTGACCGGCTACTATGGAACCTACGACGGGGCCGCACACGAGGCGACGGGCACGGCAACCGGCGTCAACGGTGAGGACCTGAGCGCCGGGCTGGACCTGAGCGTCACGTCCCATACGAATGCGAATGCGGGCGTGTACATCGATGCGGTGACCTTCACCGACGTGACGGGCAACTATAAGAATACGCTCAAGAACGCGAAGAGCACGATCAAGCAGGCGAACGCGGTGATCAGCCTGACGGGCTACTACGGCACCTACGACGGGTCCTCGCACCAGGCGACGGGCACGGCGACGGGGGTCTTGGGGGAGGACCTGAGCGGGCTGAACATGAGCGTCACATCCCACACGAATGCCGGCGTGTACATCGACACGGTGACCTTCACGGACGTGACGGGCAACTATAAGAATACGCTCAAGAACGTGAAGAGCACGATCAACCAAGCCAATGCCGTAATCACGGTGACCGGCTATGATGTGATCTACGATGGCCTGGCGCATACGGCGACGGGGACGGCGACCGGCGTCAACGGTGAGGACCTGAGCGCCGGGCTGGACCTGAGCAGCACGACGCACAGCAATGTGGGCACATATCTCGATGTTGTGACGTTCACGGACGTGACGGGCAACTATAAGAATACTGTCAAGAACGTCAGCAGCAGGATCCTCTAA
- a CDS encoding TolC family protein encodes MRIYTGVMLAIFVAGLLCAGHSQAAESSLQPPPELPVLKLSLKDAIEAALDKNPNVRLYKERIEAARGVATTQLGALLPNLASSAKYNNQTFFQGTLGGAPIRSDPFNVADARGTLSQSLFSWSLIERWRASRAALAVAEGESETTKNDTMATVALNYLEVLRNVESVAARTANVELYKELVAYIKSRQSGGMATGLDTARLETQLENERQRLELAKSDVERTKLILTNALGITFDATLILTDELKAPDEPVPTQDYAREVAFVKRPELKAQEQRLQVSSLMLSSVKGERLPSLQADGNYGLIGNHIDSTLSTYNVGVTLSVPIFDGGQRQGRIGESRSRLLQEEIKMDIVTRQITMELREALVTLVSAKEQLRIAKDGLKAALTEVQLARERVRVLSSNTLELSNSLFSLSRARDNMIDGLFRANASRVNLARAMGQVEELR; translated from the coding sequence ATGCGAATCTACACCGGCGTGATGTTGGCAATCTTTGTGGCTGGTCTTCTGTGTGCGGGGCACAGCCAAGCTGCCGAGTCGTCGCTGCAGCCCCCACCGGAGCTGCCGGTCCTCAAGCTGAGTTTGAAGGACGCCATTGAGGCGGCGCTGGACAAGAATCCCAATGTGCGCTTGTACAAAGAACGGATTGAAGCGGCGCGGGGCGTCGCCACCACGCAACTCGGCGCCCTCTTGCCGAACCTGGCCTCGTCGGCCAAATACAACAATCAGACCTTCTTTCAAGGGACGCTTGGTGGGGCGCCGATCCGGAGCGATCCCTTTAATGTCGCCGATGCCCGAGGCACCCTGTCGCAGTCGCTCTTCAGTTGGAGCTTGATTGAACGGTGGCGCGCCTCGCGCGCGGCCCTGGCCGTCGCGGAAGGGGAATCCGAGACGACGAAGAATGACACGATGGCGACTGTGGCCTTGAATTACTTGGAAGTTCTGCGGAACGTCGAGAGCGTGGCCGCACGGACGGCGAATGTGGAGCTGTACAAGGAACTCGTGGCCTACATTAAAAGCCGGCAGAGCGGCGGAATGGCCACGGGCCTCGATACGGCCAGGCTGGAAACCCAACTGGAGAATGAACGGCAACGCTTGGAGTTGGCCAAGAGTGATGTCGAGCGGACCAAGCTGATCCTGACCAATGCCTTGGGCATCACCTTTGATGCGACGCTCATCCTCACCGATGAACTCAAAGCGCCGGATGAGCCGGTGCCCACCCAGGACTATGCCCGGGAGGTGGCGTTCGTCAAGCGGCCGGAACTCAAGGCCCAGGAGCAGCGATTGCAGGTGTCGAGCCTCATGCTGAGTTCGGTCAAGGGGGAGCGACTGCCGTCGCTGCAGGCGGATGGCAATTACGGGCTCATCGGCAACCATATTGACAGCACGCTGAGCACCTACAACGTCGGAGTAACCTTGTCGGTCCCCATCTTTGATGGGGGCCAACGGCAGGGGCGGATCGGCGAGAGCCGCAGCCGTCTTCTTCAAGAAGAGATCAAGATGGACATCGTGACGCGCCAGATCACGATGGAGTTGCGGGAAGCGCTGGTGACGCTCGTCTCGGCGAAAGAACAGCTCCGGATCGCCAAGGACGGGCTCAAGGCGGCGCTGACCGAAGTGCAGCTCGCCCGAGAACGGGTGCGGGTGCTGAGTTCGAACACGTTGGAGTTATCCAACTCGCTCTTTTCTCTCTCACGCGCGCGGGATAACATGATCGACGGCTTGTTTCGGGCGAACGCCTCGCGCGTGAATCTGGCGCGCGCGATGGGACAAGTCGAAGAACTGCGGTAG
- a CDS encoding efflux RND transporter periplasmic adaptor subunit, with protein MFVECQEVKQPHKWRLKGQCATGTLIVAAALSALSVPSVWAAGTACVITPYDEISIGTPVEGLIQTVPVDRGDWVAKGQVILTLESSFEEATVALAKAKAEAEAALKSSQLKMGFTSRKLERAQELFKTNSIAQHEVDEAQTEKALAESAYRDASEHKRQAELELNRATAALQLRTIRSPIAGVVVDRLLSPGEMARQQTPVMKLAQINPLRVEVFAPLSLLGKLKAGMKADVRPEGKGQPVLQAKVMVVNKVVDSASGTFGVRLELPNPNNAISAGLACTVDFHLSSAEGP; from the coding sequence ATGTTCGTGGAATGTCAGGAAGTGAAACAGCCACACAAATGGCGGCTGAAGGGGCAGTGTGCGACGGGCACCCTGATCGTCGCAGCGGCACTCTCTGCCCTGTCGGTGCCGTCTGTATGGGCAGCGGGAACGGCCTGCGTGATCACACCCTATGACGAGATTTCCATCGGGACCCCGGTGGAGGGTCTCATTCAAACGGTGCCGGTGGACCGGGGAGATTGGGTCGCGAAGGGACAGGTGATCTTGACACTCGAATCGAGCTTCGAAGAGGCGACTGTTGCGTTGGCGAAAGCCAAGGCGGAGGCAGAAGCGGCGTTGAAGAGCAGTCAGCTGAAGATGGGGTTTACCAGCCGGAAACTCGAACGGGCTCAGGAATTGTTCAAGACCAACTCCATTGCCCAACACGAAGTCGATGAGGCCCAGACGGAAAAGGCCTTGGCGGAATCGGCCTATCGGGATGCATCGGAACACAAGCGCCAGGCTGAATTGGAATTGAATCGCGCCACAGCTGCGCTGCAGCTGCGCACGATTCGAAGTCCGATTGCCGGCGTCGTTGTCGATCGGCTGCTGTCTCCCGGCGAGATGGCCCGCCAGCAGACGCCTGTGATGAAACTGGCGCAGATCAACCCATTGCGAGTGGAGGTGTTTGCGCCGCTCTCGCTGCTCGGGAAGTTGAAAGCCGGCATGAAAGCCGATGTACGTCCGGAAGGAAAGGGGCAGCCGGTTCTTCAAGCGAAGGTTATGGTGGTGAACAAAGTCGTCGACAGCGCCAGCGGCACATTCGGGGTGCGCTTGGAACTGCCGAATCCGAACAATGCAATTTCCGCCGGCCTGGCGTGTACCGTGGATTTTCACCTGTCATCAGCCGAGGGGCCTTAG
- a CDS encoding preprotein translocase subunit SecA, whose amino-acid sequence MFDIASQQTALHSAYPERAVPRESWFDRQGVKFASPIMRRLRERTATRTDVIGPVAEQGRTLSGLRDDQLRKEVVQLRERLRLEGFSNELVFRSFALVREVAHRTIGQRHYDVQVLGGWVLLNGCVAEMATGEGKTLTATLAAATAALAGVPVHLITVNDYLTARDAEEMGPIYQMLGLTVGVITHEQSPVARRAAYACDVTYCTNKELVFDYLRDRLAVGRQPNRIQLQLEKLYGDATRLRNLVLRGLCFGIVDEADSILVDEARVPLIIANSGGQVPEKPLYEKALQLAHALTRGSDFEIDPRERSVRLTPEGQALLTERTKDLTGFWSGPRRREELVRQALTALHLFNRDAHYLVRDEKVQIIDEYTGRIMEDRSWEQGLHQMIELKEGCPLTPMQASLARITYQRFFRRYLWLAGMTGTGQEVATELWQVYRLATVTVPTNRPRQRKCVGEWLFSTAEEKWEAVVDHITTLHKQGRPVLVGTRSVSASEILSVKLTAARIPHVVLNARQDKEEADIVSKAGLPGRVTVATNMAGRGTDIKLLPKVAEAGGLHVLATERHEAGRIDRQLYGRSGRQGDPGSFEIVSSLEDEIMTTSRRLLWRWAAQALVSRGKPLQGKPAVFLMRQAQLSAESLHARIRRDLLRHEDSLETSLAFSGRLE is encoded by the coding sequence ATGTTTGATATCGCGAGTCAACAAACGGCGCTGCATAGCGCCTATCCGGAACGGGCAGTGCCACGCGAGAGCTGGTTCGACCGCCAGGGGGTCAAGTTCGCGAGCCCCATCATGCGGCGGCTCCGCGAGCGTACGGCGACAAGGACCGATGTGATAGGGCCGGTCGCAGAACAGGGCCGTACTCTGTCCGGCTTGCGAGATGACCAGCTGCGCAAAGAGGTCGTGCAACTACGAGAAAGACTCCGGCTCGAGGGTTTCAGCAACGAACTGGTATTTCGCTCATTCGCTCTGGTGCGGGAGGTGGCCCACCGGACGATCGGCCAACGGCACTATGACGTGCAGGTCCTCGGAGGGTGGGTTCTGCTCAACGGTTGTGTGGCCGAGATGGCGACGGGAGAGGGAAAGACCTTGACTGCCACATTGGCAGCCGCGACGGCGGCGCTGGCCGGCGTGCCGGTGCATCTGATTACCGTGAACGACTATCTGACCGCGCGAGACGCGGAAGAGATGGGTCCGATCTATCAGATGTTGGGTCTGACGGTGGGAGTCATCACCCACGAGCAGAGCCCTGTGGCGCGCCGGGCAGCCTATGCCTGCGATGTGACCTACTGTACGAACAAGGAACTGGTGTTCGATTATCTGCGTGATCGCCTGGCCGTCGGGCGGCAGCCCAATCGTATTCAACTCCAGCTGGAGAAGTTGTATGGCGATGCGACGAGACTCCGGAATTTGGTGCTCCGCGGGTTGTGCTTCGGTATCGTCGACGAGGCGGACAGCATCCTGGTGGATGAGGCGCGGGTGCCGCTCATTATCGCCAACAGCGGCGGGCAGGTGCCGGAGAAGCCTCTCTATGAGAAGGCGTTGCAGCTCGCGCATGCACTGACACGGGGGTCCGATTTCGAGATCGATCCGCGGGAACGGAGCGTTCGCCTGACGCCGGAGGGGCAGGCGCTGTTGACGGAACGGACGAAGGATCTCACCGGCTTCTGGTCCGGGCCGCGGCGGCGTGAAGAGCTGGTCCGGCAGGCGCTGACGGCCCTCCATTTGTTCAATCGCGATGCCCATTATCTCGTCAGGGACGAAAAGGTCCAGATCATCGACGAGTACACGGGGCGCATCATGGAGGACCGCTCGTGGGAACAGGGTCTCCATCAAATGATCGAATTGAAGGAAGGATGCCCCCTCACGCCGATGCAGGCGTCGCTGGCCCGGATCACCTACCAGCGGTTCTTTCGCCGGTATTTGTGGCTGGCCGGGATGACCGGCACGGGTCAGGAGGTCGCCACCGAATTGTGGCAAGTGTATCGCCTGGCCACCGTGACGGTTCCGACGAATCGCCCGCGGCAGCGGAAATGTGTGGGAGAGTGGCTGTTCTCGACGGCGGAGGAGAAGTGGGAGGCGGTCGTCGATCATATCACAACGCTCCATAAACAGGGGCGGCCTGTTCTGGTGGGGACCAGATCGGTCTCCGCTTCGGAGATTCTGAGTGTGAAACTCACAGCGGCCAGGATTCCGCACGTCGTCCTCAACGCACGCCAGGACAAAGAAGAGGCGGATATCGTTTCCAAGGCAGGTCTTCCTGGTCGCGTTACGGTAGCCACGAACATGGCCGGCCGTGGCACGGATATCAAGTTACTGCCGAAGGTGGCGGAGGCGGGAGGTCTGCACGTGTTGGCCACAGAACGGCACGAAGCCGGGCGCATCGACCGACAGCTCTATGGCCGCAGCGGCCGTCAGGGGGATCCGGGAAGTTTTGAGATTGTCTCGTCGCTGGAGGATGAGATCATGACAACGTCGCGACGCCTCTTGTGGCGGTGGGCGGCGCAGGCGCTGGTGAGTCGAGGTAAGCCGCTGCAGGGCAAACCGGCTGTGTTTCTCATGCGGCAGGCCCAGTTGTCGGCCGAGTCCTTGCACGCACGGATTCGCCGGGATCTGTTGCGGCATGAGGATTCGTTGGAAACTTCGCTCGCGTTTTCCGGACGATTGGAATGA